In Nitrospira sp., the genomic window CGCAACCAGGCGAACCAAGCATCTCCGAGCACGAGCTGAAAGAATGCGCCATTCGTCTCGATTCGCCCATGCACCCGCTCATAGGAGACCCGTTCACTGTCCAGTAGCGCCTTATGCAGGCGGAGCAACGCCCGCGAGAGGTTGCTCAGATGTGTGCGCATGTGATCCTGACCTGACATCATCTCGTCTCCTTACACAGCCATCCCGCTTATCCCGTCGGTTCACTATCGAGTTGATGCGCCTTCCGGCCGCCACGGGCCAGCGGGTGCCCCGCCAATCGCCCCTCGACCATCAGCCGTGCCATCTCCACGGCACGCGACAGCAACGCCTGCGCCCCGTCGCGCAATTCACGACTGGTTTGCACTTCGGAATTGTTCCGCTCCATGTCCTCCGCGCTCCATCCTCTCGAATGGGCGATGAACGGGAATTGCGGAAACTGGCAGCCGACCTCGGCGAAAAACGTCATCAGTTGGCCCGCGACGGCCTGTACATTGTCCTGTCCGCCCATAATGATAAACGCCGCGACTTTATTCTTCAGGAGGTGCCGGTTCGCGATCGTCTCCTGGTTCTGAATGCAATTCATGCGTTCGACCATTTTGTAGTAGAGACTGCTGGCGCCGCCCCATCTGATCGGAGTCGACACCAGAATCACATCCGCCCAATGCACGATGCCCTCGTACACCTGATCCATCTGGTCCGCTGGATCCATCTGCGTAATCGAGCAAGGCCAGGTACAGGCCTCCGCCGCCTTGGAATAGAACCCCTCACAGGCACGAAACGACAGATCGCGCAGGCGGATGAGTCGCGTGTCGGCCTCGAGCTGCTCGCGTGCATACCCCAATGCGACTTCAAGCAGGGCATCGGAGGCGCTGTACCTTGGCTGGTCGACGGTCATCGCCGTCGTGGCGAGCCCCAACACGCGAATCGGGCCCTCTGCGCGAACGATCGGACGGGCCAGCGGATGTGGTGTCTTCACCAACTTCTTCCGCTTGGTGGCCGACGCGAGATCAACATACAAACGTCCGCCGTCAATCATCAGTGAATAACCGGGTACGCGGTCTCCCTCGTAGCCCGGTTCCCCCTGACCGGTATGCCGATGAAACTTCCAGTAGTGCCATGGACAGACCACATAGTCGCCGTCAAGTCGTCCTTCTCCCAGCGGCCCACCGATGTGGTTACAGATCCCCGAGATGGCCGCAAACGCGCCGTCGCGATAACTCAAGGCGAGCGTGGTCGTCCCGCAGATGATTTGCTGCAGCGGCCGTTGCTTCAGCTCATCCACCTGGCCGATCTCAGTCCATGTCACATCCGGCACCGGGACTTCCTTTCACATCAAGCACGGGGCGCTGAAATCGCACACGCTTCTCTTCCAGATCGTACACATCGAAGTAGGTATACACAGGGCGATGCGTCGGCACGTATTTCGGGATGTAGTCTTCCATATACGCCTGCACCGCCGGCGCCATCTCAGACAGCCGCAGATCCCGCATCTTATTGTTCCATTCGATGACTGCCTGTCGATCCTGGACCTTGCTGTGCACGTTGATCCATGCGCCAAGTTCCTCATCGGTTGCTCCGGTTGCCACGATCTCCTTGAACTGGTCCGGGGTGATCCCCGTGAACGCGAACAACAGGCCTGCCAAAGAGCAGGGCCAGTAGTTGTACTCCCCATTGATGCCGAGCAGGAATGCCCGGCATTTGTCCGCGCAACGCGCCCCGATGACATAGCCCCCCAGCATTTCCCGCGGGCTGCGAGGATAGGCCTTGGTCAGATCTTTCGCAAGCGTGCGAACCTTCTCTAAATCAGCCATCCGCTCACGTCCTTCCTTGTCGAGCGCGCGAGGGCTTGGAGAACGTGATTCCGGCCTTCTGGACCTCTTGATAAGGGAGCAGCCACACCAATGACTCATCAGACAGGTCGCCGACCTGAATGCGGTTTCCCCAGGGGTCGCGGAAATCGCACCGGAATTGGGGCTCCATCTTTACCTTATATTTATATTTCGTGGTGAGCTTTCGCCGTACCTCTTTAATTTGCTGCGCATCCCGCACCATCAATCCGAAATGTTTCACCCGATCCGGCTGCAACGTCTCCACCTCGAAAATCGCCAGGAATTGATGCTCACCGAGTTTGCACCAGGCCGCGCCTTCCCCGCCACGCATCATCTTCAAGCCGAATACGTCCGAGTAGAACCGGACCGCTTTCTTGGCGTCGGTCACTTCGATCACGATGTGATTGCATCCATAGACCTGTACCGCCATATCAGCTGCTCCTTATGCACTCACTTGGGCGATCGCGTCGACAAATGTCTCAACCGACTGCGCGCCCGATACCACCGTCTTCCCGTTCAACACGAAGTAGGGCACACCTCTAATTCCCAGCTGACGCCCGCGCGCTTCCTCCTGCCGCACGGCATCCACTCCATCCTTCGTCTGCAGGAAACGTCCGACAGCAGCCGCGTC contains:
- a CDS encoding NAD(P)H-dependent oxidoreductase; the protein is MPDVTWTEIGQVDELKQRPLQQIICGTTTLALSYRDGAFAAISGICNHIGGPLGEGRLDGDYVVCPWHYWKFHRHTGQGEPGYEGDRVPGYSLMIDGGRLYVDLASATKRKKLVKTPHPLARPIVRAEGPIRVLGLATTAMTVDQPRYSASDALLEVALGYAREQLEADTRLIRLRDLSFRACEGFYSKAAEACTWPCSITQMDPADQMDQVYEGIVHWADVILVSTPIRWGGASSLYYKMVERMNCIQNQETIANRHLLKNKVAAFIIMGGQDNVQAVAGQLMTFFAEVGCQFPQFPFIAHSRGWSAEDMERNNSEVQTSRELRDGAQALLSRAVEMARLMVEGRLAGHPLARGGRKAHQLDSEPTG
- a CDS encoding DUF5069 domain-containing protein encodes the protein MADLEKVRTLAKDLTKAYPRSPREMLGGYVIGARCADKCRAFLLGINGEYNYWPCSLAGLLFAFTGITPDQFKEIVATGATDEELGAWINVHSKVQDRQAVIEWNNKMRDLRLSEMAPAVQAYMEDYIPKYVPTHRPVYTYFDVYDLEEKRVRFQRPVLDVKGSPGAGCDMD
- a CDS encoding VOC family protein, with the translated sequence MAVQVYGCNHIVIEVTDAKKAVRFYSDVFGLKMMRGGEGAAWCKLGEHQFLAIFEVETLQPDRVKHFGLMVRDAQQIKEVRRKLTTKYKYKVKMEPQFRCDFRDPWGNRIQVGDLSDESLVWLLPYQEVQKAGITFSKPSRARQGRT